A window from Primulina huaijiensis isolate GDHJ02 chromosome 11, ASM1229523v2, whole genome shotgun sequence encodes these proteins:
- the LOC140987211 gene encoding uncharacterized protein: MSVNDGTATASVTLFGNVANVFIGCSVEDYIDSITKDGNTSIYYKLLETPNREEYTFLLKMDKSVEIKYGTLAFVIEGIQNPSTNFNNKNVASKKRSVDFEQEDIKNKRGSPTNIINDIGIQIIEDHDNTKMEIKDDEIIASPAKKDFLHKKIQKKRGRPRKESSKNKDMKMQMIDGDNTTKIVIEDDDNIASFIKKKGRMKKEKLVKDRKFQNIKEEKVDTII; the protein is encoded by the exons ATGAGCGTAAATGATGGCACTGCCACTGCAAGTGTTACATTGTTCGGAAATGTCGCAAATGTTTTTATTGGCTGTAGCGTTGAAGATTATATCGATTCCATCACTAAG GATGGCAACACTTCAATATACTACAAGCTTTTAGAGACACCAAATAGAGAAGAATATACATTTCTTCTCAAAATGGACAAGtcggttgaaataaaatacggAACATTAGCATTTGTAATTGAAGGCATTCAAAATCCAAGCACaaatttcaacaacaaaaacGTTGCAAGCAAAAAGAGATCTGTAGATTTCGAACAAgaagatattaaaaataaaagaggaTCTCCAACAAATATCATTAACGATATTGGCATACAAATAATAGAAGACCACGACAATACAAAAATGGAGATTAAGGATGATGAAATTATAGCTTCTCCTGCAAAGAAAGATTTTCtgcataaaaaaatacaaaaaaagagAGGTCGTCCAAGAAAAGAATCATCAAAGAATAAAGATATGAAAATGCAAATGATTGATGGCGATAACACCACAAAAATTGTtattgaagatgatgataatatTGCTTCTTTCATTAAGAAGAAAGGGcgaatgaaaaaagaaaaactcgTGAAAGATAGAAAATTCCAAAATATAAAAGAAGAAAAGGTTGACACAATTATTTGA